From the Jatrophihabitans endophyticus genome, one window contains:
- the lipB gene encoding lipoyl(octanoyl) transferase LipB, giving the protein MSELEVVRAGLVPYEQAWARQRELHAQVADGTRPDTVLLLEHPSVYTAGKRTEPHERPFDGTPVVDVDRGGKITWHGPGQLVGYPIVRLPDPIDVVAYVRRLETMLIDVCAELGVTAGRVDGRSGAWVTGTPDRKLGQIGIRVARGVTLHGFALNCDPDMRFFANMVPCGIPDAAVTSLSQETGRDVTVAEVLPLVERHLPAVLTGSTVVA; this is encoded by the coding sequence GTGAGCGAACTCGAGGTCGTCCGCGCCGGTCTCGTCCCCTACGAGCAGGCGTGGGCGAGACAGCGCGAGCTGCACGCGCAGGTCGCCGACGGCACGCGCCCGGACACCGTGCTGCTGCTCGAACACCCGTCGGTCTACACCGCGGGCAAGCGCACCGAGCCGCACGAGCGGCCCTTCGACGGCACGCCGGTCGTCGACGTCGACCGGGGCGGCAAGATCACCTGGCACGGCCCTGGCCAGCTCGTCGGCTACCCGATCGTGCGGCTGCCCGACCCGATCGACGTCGTGGCCTACGTCCGCCGGCTCGAGACGATGCTCATCGACGTCTGCGCCGAGCTCGGGGTCACCGCCGGCCGCGTCGACGGACGCAGCGGCGCCTGGGTCACGGGCACGCCCGACCGCAAGCTCGGTCAGATCGGCATCCGGGTCGCGCGGGGCGTCACCCTGCACGGCTTCGCCCTCAACTGCGACCCGGACATGCGCTTCTTCGCCAACATGGTGCCGTGCGGCATCCCCGACGCCGCGGTCACGTCGCTGTCGCAGGAGACCGGTCGCGACGTCACGGTCGCCGAGGTGCTGCCGCTGGTCGAACGTCACCTGCCCGCCGTCCTGACCGGCAGTACCGTGGTGGCGTGA
- a CDS encoding MMPL family transporter — protein MRTIAEFAVRRRWFVIAGWLVLIVAAQGLASAAGGAAYKDTFSLPDTETASVASILKSSGLDDQNGVNGTVVLKRKSGAFTGAPAELAPALTKLCRAGAKVATVATPWQSVNCAGGRTGAGNPKLLNTARGSNTALVVVTWRNGVYDQPLFKKAHDQLTSLESSTLQVEFTGNAFQGIGQSEGSGGSVLIGFLAALIILALVFRTVAATVLPLASAMVALIGGLGVIYLLTHAFSVSNITPYLAELMVIGVGVDYALFIVTRHRRNLRRGMPLTESIVSAVNTSGRAVLFAGTTVCIAILGLIALGVSFFNGMAVATALAVGFTMAASLTLLPALLSLFGLKVLPRKQRAAVRAGDFIGDQATGFWARWSAFVARRRVFVAVGAGLVMIVLAIPFFSLELGASDQGSDPKGSTTRSGYDLISDEFGVGYNSTLEAVVQGPGATDTAYLARLAQQVRSTPNVDRSSVAAVPLNKSVAFVSFKTTTSPQSEKTYDLVRHLRSDVFPPLYRGTANHVYVYGETAINVDFATVLSRKMPLFIAVVVGLSFVLLLIAFRSLVVPLTAAVMNLLAAAGSFGLVVAIFQYGWVSDAMGAGPGGPIDAWAPVMLFAILFGLSMDYQVFLVSRMHEEWVHTRDNQRSVTVGQAETGGIITAAALIMIAVFLGFLLTPGRPIKIFGTGLASAVFLDAFILRTMLVPSLMHMFGRSNWFLPRWLDKITPRVSVEPPEEQVEHPTVDARHDVPPHELTPR, from the coding sequence ATGAGGACAATCGCCGAGTTCGCCGTCCGTCGACGCTGGTTCGTCATCGCCGGCTGGCTGGTGCTGATCGTCGCCGCGCAGGGGCTGGCGAGCGCCGCCGGCGGCGCCGCCTACAAGGACACCTTCAGCCTCCCCGACACCGAGACCGCGTCCGTCGCCAGCATCCTGAAGAGCTCGGGGCTCGACGACCAGAACGGCGTCAACGGCACCGTCGTGCTCAAGCGCAAGAGCGGGGCGTTCACCGGGGCGCCGGCCGAGCTCGCGCCCGCGCTCACCAAGCTCTGCCGGGCCGGTGCCAAGGTGGCGACGGTCGCGACGCCGTGGCAGTCGGTCAACTGCGCCGGCGGCCGCACCGGCGCCGGCAACCCCAAGCTGCTCAACACCGCGCGGGGATCGAACACGGCCCTGGTCGTCGTCACGTGGCGCAACGGCGTGTACGACCAGCCATTGTTCAAGAAGGCCCACGACCAGCTCACCTCGCTCGAGAGCTCGACGCTGCAGGTCGAGTTCACCGGCAACGCGTTCCAGGGCATCGGGCAGAGCGAGGGGTCGGGCGGCTCGGTCCTCATCGGCTTCCTCGCCGCGCTGATCATCCTCGCGCTCGTCTTCCGCACGGTGGCGGCGACCGTGCTCCCGCTCGCCAGCGCGATGGTGGCCCTGATCGGTGGCCTCGGCGTCATCTACCTGCTCACGCACGCCTTCAGCGTCTCCAACATCACGCCCTACCTGGCCGAGCTGATGGTCATCGGCGTCGGGGTCGACTACGCGCTGTTCATCGTCACCCGGCACCGGCGCAACCTGCGCCGCGGCATGCCCCTGACCGAGTCGATCGTCTCCGCCGTCAACACCTCCGGTCGCGCCGTGCTCTTCGCCGGCACCACGGTCTGCATCGCGATCCTGGGCCTCATCGCGCTCGGGGTCAGCTTCTTCAACGGCATGGCGGTGGCCACCGCGCTCGCCGTCGGCTTCACCATGGCCGCCTCGCTCACCCTGCTGCCGGCGTTGCTGAGCCTGTTCGGGCTCAAGGTGCTGCCCCGCAAGCAACGCGCCGCCGTCCGTGCCGGGGACTTCATCGGCGACCAGGCCACCGGGTTCTGGGCGCGCTGGTCGGCCTTCGTGGCACGCCGGCGCGTGTTCGTCGCCGTCGGCGCCGGCCTCGTCATGATCGTGCTCGCGATCCCGTTCTTCTCCCTCGAGCTCGGCGCCAGCGACCAGGGCAGCGACCCCAAGGGCTCGACGACCCGCTCCGGCTACGACCTCATCAGCGACGAGTTCGGCGTCGGCTACAACTCGACCCTCGAGGCCGTCGTCCAGGGGCCGGGTGCGACCGACACCGCCTACCTGGCACGGCTGGCGCAGCAGGTGCGCAGCACCCCGAACGTCGACCGCAGCAGCGTCGCCGCGGTGCCGCTGAACAAGAGCGTCGCCTTCGTCTCGTTCAAGACGACCACGTCGCCGCAGTCGGAGAAGACGTACGACCTGGTGCGGCACCTGCGCTCGGACGTCTTCCCGCCGCTGTACCGGGGTACCGCCAACCACGTCTACGTCTACGGCGAGACCGCGATCAACGTCGACTTCGCCACCGTGCTCAGTCGCAAGATGCCGCTGTTCATCGCGGTCGTCGTCGGGCTGTCGTTCGTGCTGTTGCTGATCGCGTTCCGCAGCCTCGTCGTGCCGCTGACCGCCGCGGTCATGAACCTGCTGGCGGCGGCCGGCTCCTTCGGCCTGGTGGTGGCGATCTTCCAGTACGGCTGGGTGTCCGACGCGATGGGTGCGGGGCCCGGTGGCCCCATCGACGCCTGGGCGCCGGTCATGCTGTTCGCCATCCTGTTCGGCCTGTCGATGGACTACCAGGTGTTCCTGGTGAGCCGCATGCACGAGGAGTGGGTGCACACCAGGGACAACCAGCGGTCGGTCACCGTCGGCCAGGCCGAGACCGGCGGCATCATCACGGCGGCCGCGCTGATCATGATCGCCGTCTTCCTCGGCTTCCTGCTCACGCCCGGGCGTCCCATCAAGATCTTCGGCACCGGCCTGGCATCGGCGGTCTTCCTGGACGCGTTCATCCTGCGCACGATGCTGGTGCCGTCGCTGATGCACATGTTCGGCCGGTCCAACTGGTTCCTGCCGCGCTGGCTGGACAAGATCACGCCGCGGGTGTCGGTCGAGCCGCCCGAGGAGCAGGTGGAGCACCCGACGGTCGATGCCCGGCACGACGTGCCGCCGCACGAGCTCACGCCGCGGTAG
- the lipA gene encoding lipoyl synthase, whose amino-acid sequence MTAVQPDGRRMLRIEQRNAETPIERKPEWIKTRAKMGPEFTELRSLVAREGLHTVCQEAGCPNIYECWEDREATFLIGGDQCTRRCDFCQIDTGRPQPLDRDEPRRVAESVRTMELRYATITGVARDDLADGGAWLYAETVRRIHALNPGTRVELLAPDFNAIPELLAEVFGSRPEVFAHNVETVPRIFKRIRPGFRYERSLDVIRAARADGLVTKSNLILGMGETREEVSEALAQLHDAGCELVTITQYLRPSPRHHPVERWVKPQEFVELREEAEELGFAGVMSGPLVRSSYRAGRLFEQAVASRAAVDDAAAQPSRP is encoded by the coding sequence ATGACCGCGGTACAGCCGGACGGGCGCAGGATGCTGCGCATCGAGCAGCGCAACGCCGAGACCCCCATCGAGCGCAAACCGGAGTGGATCAAGACCCGCGCCAAGATGGGTCCGGAGTTCACCGAGCTGCGCTCGCTCGTGGCGCGCGAAGGGCTGCACACCGTCTGCCAGGAAGCCGGCTGCCCCAACATCTACGAGTGCTGGGAGGACCGCGAGGCGACCTTCCTCATCGGTGGCGACCAGTGCACCCGGCGCTGCGACTTCTGCCAGATCGACACCGGCCGGCCGCAGCCGCTCGACCGCGACGAGCCGCGCCGGGTCGCCGAGAGCGTCCGGACGATGGAGCTGCGGTACGCGACCATCACCGGCGTCGCGCGCGACGACCTCGCCGACGGCGGGGCCTGGCTCTACGCCGAGACGGTCCGCCGGATCCACGCCTTGAACCCGGGCACCCGCGTCGAGCTCCTCGCGCCCGACTTCAACGCGATCCCTGAGCTCCTCGCCGAGGTCTTCGGCTCCCGACCCGAGGTGTTCGCCCATAACGTCGAGACCGTCCCGCGGATCTTCAAGCGCATCCGGCCGGGCTTTCGCTACGAGCGCTCGCTCGACGTGATCCGCGCCGCCCGCGCCGACGGCCTGGTCACCAAGTCCAACCTGATCCTCGGCATGGGCGAGACCCGCGAGGAGGTCAGCGAGGCCCTGGCGCAGCTGCACGACGCCGGCTGCGAGCTCGTCACCATCACCCAGTACCTGCGGCCGTCCCCGCGTCACCACCCGGTCGAGCGGTGGGTCAAGCCGCAGGAGTTCGTCGAGCTGCGCGAGGAGGCCGAGGAGCTCGGCTTCGCCGGGGTGATGAGCGGGCCGCTCGTGCGCTCCTCGTACCGCGCGGGCCGGCTGTTCGAGCAGGCCGTCGCCAGCCGCGCGGCCGTCGACGACGCGGCGGCTCAGCCCAGTCGGCCGTAG